The following DNA comes from Musa acuminata AAA Group cultivar baxijiao chromosome BXJ1-4, Cavendish_Baxijiao_AAA, whole genome shotgun sequence.
AGATAATTCCAAAGAATTTATGAGAGTAGCATGATTCTTAGCACATTGAGCCTCTTGTCTCTTCATTCGGGCTTGCCTCATGAATTCTCTCCTAAACAATAAAAGAGAAAACCATCTTCATACAGGAAGCTTCATTTCAACCTCTTCTTAGTTCCTGGCAATACAAGCAACTGTAGAACGAATGcagtgatcctaacatatattttCGGAATCTTCTATTTCTTGCTACAGAGAAGAGGGAGTGTGTTAGTGATCCGttataatgataaaatatataatagaactaattagattctgatgataaatattaatcaataaaaaaaaatttatattataatatgattCCTTAAGAGATACGGaggaatttttttattaatttattctagactctttgctctcatctataaatagataggacctttAGGAACTTAAGAACGTATATCATAAAAAACATAGTTGATAGATTATAGTTTCTTTCTTAATCTCTCTAATCCATAAATCTAAATGATCatgtaaaaaaaaatagaaaaagagaagaatgaaAGTTTAATTCTCTTTGATAGTGGTTTTAgatctaaaaataatatttagatCACTCAATATCTTTTTCAGATGACATCCAAAATTACATATCGTAAAATAGATATaatgttatttaattttaatcctaatataaatttttttcacattacatatatatatatatatatatatatatatatatatatatatatatattataatagatTTTGAAGCTTAGCCCGTAGAGCAATGACTCGTACAGACCTCATGATTCCATCACCTCCTCCTGCAAAAGACCTGCACCTGTCGTCCATCAAAAGCTACAGGAGAATTGTCAGCATCAGAAATATTTGATGTTTAGTTTCATCATTTCCAATCCCCCACCCACCCGACACCCTCTACATCCCAAATCTTATTATAGATAACAAAGGTTCCATGTCCAAAACGAAACTTCCCAGTCAAAAACACACGACATTGATGCTTGTCCATGTCAACTCGTTATCTCTGCATTTATGCCTTGCAGAAAACAGAGCAGGAGAGAGACAGAGACTTGTCACTGCTCCACGGTGGACAATGAACGTATGGAGACACTTTAGATTTTGAATGCACTCCGACAACATAGAAAACAGGATTAGCTGCTTCATCTTTTCAGATGTAGAGTGCTTGTCAGGAGACATACACTGAACCACTCCATGGAGCAGAAGCTCTCCGACATCAGTATCTATCACTCATGCTCGTGGCCTAATTGGATTAAGATGCAATGGATGGAAGAACACAACAACAAAAAATATAGCAGTAGGTGGATTAGTCTTACCAAATCTTCCAATGAACACAGTATCAGCAAAGATTTGATGCTGTCTCTTCTCCAACAATACCAAGTGTGCCGATGAATAGAATAAAACCCTAGCTGGGAACCTTCCTGCCGATATAAAAGACATTAAGAAAAGATTTGGTGAGGTTTTATATTTCATGTGTTATGTACTCCATTTTGAGCTTGAATTAAGAATCCACATGTTGTCACCAACCTCAACATCCAACCACTGGAAGAATTGTTTGGGTTAGATGATAGGTAGATTTATTTGGATTCAGTAGACAATTTTGAGTTAGAGTTCTGACTAAAGATATGTATGTATACCTTTGTCATCCCTCCTAATCATAAACAATGAAATTAAATCCTATGATACCAAACAACATAATCTGTTCATAGGTCTTAAACCACATGATTCAAAGTATTTAAACAACCCAACAATTacaatctttcttcttcttcttcttcttcttctttttgtctcCAACACACTACTAATATAAGCTACTGAGGAAGTTTCACCGGTAACTTCCACCGCAGTGGCGCGAGATCAGCTCAACGGAGCTGTTGGGCACGTGTCACCAGATGTGCGCCTCTGGGCACCTCCGTCACGAATCACGGAGCAGTTGACAGCCGACCCACGGAAGCATCACATGCCGACACCTTTTTTTCCCCCTTTAATTCTCTTTTTTCTTTGCAACGAATAAATatttgaagaaagaaagaaaagagagccTTTTTTTTATCCTTTGCTTTTATAAGATGTATTTACATCGTCCCAGCTAATGCTTGACCGCCACGTGTCTATGCTCGTACTAGTGCGTCGCCGTCTACAGGGAGCGCCGAACAGCCACGTGTCGTCCTCTGCTGGGAATAATCGATCAGCTTCGTGGTCGGTCGTCGCAAAAGCTCGATCAACGCTTCCGCCTGcttaattattttttgaattaagtaaaattagataaaagaataataaatttgaCGAAGGAAGTGAGGTGAGGTTACCGACCTTGTCCTTGGTCTTCTTGGAGGAGGACTGGGACAGGGCGATGAGCGGCGGGATAGCGCCCTCGCGGATGACCATCTTCCGGTAGGCGGCGCTTTCCTCGCAGATCTCCAGCAGCGAAAGCATCGCCACCTCCTTCTGGCGCTGGCTTCCCACTTCCACCATCTCCACGAGCACCGGGACACCGCCCTCCTCCACCGCCGACGCTCGGCCCTCCGGCTCCGACAGCAGCCGGTGCAGCACGTACGCCGCCTTGTCCACCATCTCGGACTCCGGGTCGGCCATTAGGTCTAGCAGCGGGCGCACCACCCCGGCCTCGACGGCCCGGGCCTTGTTCTCCTTCGCGGCCAGGAGGGTGAAGAGGGCGGTGGCGGCGTCCTTCTTCCCGCGGGAGCCGCCGGTCTCGAGGAGGGCGACGAGGGGCGGGATGGCGCCGGAGCGGCCGATGACGGCCCGGAGGTCGTCGAGCTGGGCGAGGCGGAGGAGGGCGCAGGCGGCGTTCTCGCGGGCGGCGGGAGTGCCGGAGCGGAGGGCACGGACGAGGTAACGGACGGCGCCGGCGGCGGCGATGGGCCCCTTGTTCTCGTCGCAGAGGGAGAGGTTGAGGACGGCGGTCACGCCGTGCTCCTGCAGCTGCGGGTCCGGGTGTGAGAGGAGGGCGACGAGCGGGACGACGGCGCCGGCGCGGGCGATGCGGAGGCGATTCTCGGTGCTGTGCTTGGCGAGGAGGCGGAGCTCCATTGCGGCGCGGCGCCGGGACTCGACGGAGGGGGACCCGAGGTCGGAGATGAGGCCGCGGACCTCCTCGTCGGAGTAGTAGTCGGAGGCAAGAAGGCGGCGGAGGGAGGAAGCGCCGTTGCCGGAGGCGGAGCATTCGCTGTTGCAGTCGCTGAAGGCGCCGGAAGAGCCGGCGCCGTCGCTGTAGCT
Coding sequences within:
- the LOC135645578 gene encoding U-box domain-containing protein 4-like; translation: MAIGLFILLLYYACFTLFSKDNEAYHIIRFLLELDWGFHPIAMMLMENPPEFGRHARRSYSDGAGSSGAFSDCNSECSASGNGASSLRRLLASDYYSDEEVRGLISDLGSPSVESRRRAAMELRLLAKHSTENRLRIARAGAVVPLVALLSHPDPQLQEHGVTAVLNLSLCDENKGPIAAAGAVRYLVRALRSGTPAARENAACALLRLAQLDDLRAVIGRSGAIPPLVALLETGGSRGKKDAATALFTLLAAKENKARAVEAGVVRPLLDLMADPESEMVDKAAYVLHRLLSEPEGRASAVEEGGVPVLVEMVEVGSQRQKEVAMLSLLEICEESAAYRKMVIREGAIPPLIALSQSSSKKTKDKAEALIELLRRPTTKLIDYSQQRTTRGCSALPVDGDALVRA